The Devosia sp. YIM 151766 genome includes a region encoding these proteins:
- the kduD gene encoding 2-dehydro-3-deoxy-D-gluconate 5-dehydrogenase KduD: protein MIDLSAFSLEGKTIMVTGANTGIGQGIALAVVRAGGRVLAAGRSNMDDTSRQAAALSHMEAPITPIFADLDPLMPPHAMLDAAWDAHGPIHGLVNNAGIIRRADALDFTEEDWDDVMGVNLKAAFFLCQAFARRVVQTPGATGKIVNIASMLSFQGGIRVASYTASKSGIMGLTRLLACEWAQKGINVNAIAPGYIETNNTEALRNDPDRNTQILGRIPAGRWGEPSDIGDAAVFLLASASNYMHGATIPVDGGWLAR from the coding sequence GTGATCGACCTTTCGGCATTTTCCCTTGAAGGGAAAACCATCATGGTCACCGGCGCCAATACCGGCATCGGACAGGGCATCGCGCTGGCCGTGGTGCGCGCCGGAGGGCGCGTTCTGGCGGCCGGACGGTCCAATATGGACGACACGTCGCGCCAGGCTGCCGCCCTATCCCACATGGAAGCGCCGATCACGCCCATATTCGCCGATCTCGACCCGCTTATGCCGCCACATGCCATGCTGGACGCGGCCTGGGACGCCCATGGCCCCATCCACGGCCTGGTCAACAATGCCGGCATCATCCGCCGTGCCGATGCCCTCGATTTCACCGAAGAGGACTGGGACGACGTCATGGGCGTCAATCTGAAAGCGGCGTTTTTCCTCTGCCAGGCCTTCGCGCGTCGCGTGGTGCAAACCCCCGGTGCAACAGGGAAAATCGTCAACATCGCCTCAATGCTGAGCTTTCAGGGCGGTATCCGCGTCGCCTCCTATACCGCGTCCAAATCCGGTATTATGGGTTTGACCAGACTTCTGGCCTGCGAATGGGCCCAAAAAGGCATAAACGTCAACGCCATAGCCCCGGGTTATATCGAAACCAACAACACCGAAGCCCTCCGCAACGACCCGGATCGAAACACCCAGATTCTGGGGCGCATCCCCGCCGGCCGCTGGGGCGAACCGTCCGACATTGGCGACGCCGCGGTCTTCCTTCTGGCCTCCGCATCCAATTATATGCATGGCGCCACCATCCCCGTCGACGGCGGCTGGTTGGCGCGATAG
- the kduI gene encoding 5-dehydro-4-deoxy-D-glucuronate isomerase — MTMNFTSRHAVDPVTAAGMDTRALRENFLIDELFAPGAISLTYTHYDRMIVGGAAPTDRALPLETIKPTGTENFLDRRELIAVNIGGAGIVSVDGTAYPLGARDMIYVGRGAKTVAFASDDPAAPAKFYLVSAPAHADHPTRHIRIGDANRLDLGASDTCNERSIFQFTHSVETCQLVVGMTTLASGSIWNTMPAHIHSRRMEAYLYFDLDPDQRVIHLMGEPAETRHLVLANEQAVLSPPWSIHAGAGTANYTFIWAMAGDNVDYTDVEPVQPGDLL; from the coding sequence ATGACGATGAATTTTACCTCACGCCACGCCGTCGATCCGGTCACCGCCGCCGGCATGGACACGCGCGCCCTGCGCGAAAATTTCCTGATCGACGAGCTGTTCGCGCCCGGCGCAATCTCGCTCACCTATACCCATTACGACCGCATGATCGTCGGCGGCGCCGCGCCCACTGACCGGGCCCTGCCGCTCGAAACCATCAAGCCCACCGGCACCGAGAATTTTCTCGACCGGCGTGAGCTGATCGCCGTCAATATCGGCGGTGCGGGCATTGTCAGCGTCGATGGCACCGCCTATCCCCTCGGCGCGCGCGACATGATCTATGTCGGTCGCGGCGCAAAGACCGTCGCCTTCGCTTCGGACGATCCGGCCGCCCCGGCCAAGTTCTACCTCGTCAGCGCCCCGGCCCATGCCGACCATCCTACGCGCCATATCCGCATCGGCGACGCCAACCGCCTCGATCTTGGCGCGTCCGATACCTGCAACGAGCGCTCGATCTTCCAGTTCACCCATTCGGTCGAGACCTGCCAGCTTGTCGTCGGCATGACCACGCTGGCCTCCGGCTCGATCTGGAACACCATGCCCGCCCATATCCATTCGCGCCGCATGGAGGCCTATCTCTATTTCGACCTCGATCCCGACCAGCGCGTCATCCATCTGATGGGCGAGCCCGCCGAGACCCGCCATCTGGTTCTCGCCAACGAACAGGCCGTGCTTTCGCCCCCCTGGTCGATCCATGCGGGAGCCGGTACCGCCAATTATACCTTCATCTGGGCCATGGCCGGCGACAATGTCGATTATACCGACGTCGAACCGGTCCAGCCCGGGGACCTGTTGTGA
- a CDS encoding ATP-binding cassette domain-containing protein yields the protein MANTPILELHSITKRFGGLVALNELSFHIGEGEVIGLLGDNGAGKSTTVNLISGIHRPSSGHLSVDGKQTLFTCRTDSAEAGIETIYQNTALVDDLSITRNIFMGRERTNALGFLREGEMREIAMEVLKSAVHISGIDSPDKLVGDLSGGQKQAVAIARAVFFKRRVLLLDEPTSALSVRETEALLGQVLKLKAENVSSVLVTHNIYHAYQVCDRFVIMSHGTKVFDVLKADTDIAQLTEYVVLT from the coding sequence ATGGCGAACACACCCATTCTCGAACTTCACTCCATCACCAAGCGGTTCGGCGGCCTCGTGGCGCTCAACGAACTGAGCTTCCATATCGGGGAAGGCGAGGTCATCGGGCTTCTGGGCGACAATGGCGCGGGCAAATCGACCACCGTCAACCTGATCTCGGGCATCCACCGTCCCAGTTCGGGTCATCTGTCGGTCGACGGCAAGCAGACGCTGTTCACCTGCCGCACCGATTCCGCCGAAGCGGGCATCGAGACGATTTACCAGAACACCGCTCTGGTCGACGACCTCTCGATCACCCGCAACATCTTCATGGGCCGCGAGCGCACCAACGCCCTTGGCTTCCTCAGGGAAGGCGAGATGCGCGAGATCGCCATGGAGGTGCTGAAATCGGCCGTCCACATTTCGGGCATCGACAGCCCCGACAAACTGGTCGGCGATCTGTCCGGCGGGCAGAAACAGGCCGTGGCCATCGCCCGCGCCGTCTTCTTCAAGCGCCGCGTGCTGCTGCTGGACGAGCCGACCTCGGCCCTTTCGGTGCGCGAAACCGAGGCGCTGCTGGGACAGGTTCTCAAGCTCAAGGCCGAGAACGTTTCGAGCGTTCTGGTCACTCACAACATCTATCACGCCTATCAGGTCTGCGACCGCTTCGTGATCATGAGCCATGGCACGAAGGTTTTCGACGTCCTCAAGGCTGATACCGACATTGCACAATTGACAGAGTATGTGGTTCTGACATGA
- a CDS encoding ABC transporter permease has translation MTPIAEGVSAPPPRGAGHYARRFLANPAGSILLVFGIIQLACIIWALLHPDDFRYLSPQNLAILMRAVPVLGCLALGVGVLMIAGEFDLSVGSVYALTAIVMAVQVEAGMSAFLAAPLAILIGVAIGVLNGLITLRFHLPSFIVTLGGLLFWRGAVLLYNGAVQVRFDPEPLFSDIFAGTLFGFNAAFLWFVALSIGFYALLHHHRFGNHVFATGGNRAAATAIGINTGRVKIIAFAIAGGMAAAAGILATSRVGSVQPGQGTGLELQAIAACVIGGLSLRGGRGSIIGVFLGVLLIHTITNVLLLLRAPGFYLEMFIAVLIVGAAILNQLIERRGTA, from the coding sequence ATGACGCCCATCGCCGAAGGCGTTTCTGCCCCACCTCCACGCGGGGCCGGCCATTATGCCCGCCGCTTCCTGGCCAATCCGGCCGGGTCCATTCTTCTGGTGTTCGGCATCATCCAGCTTGCCTGCATCATCTGGGCGCTGCTCCATCCCGACGATTTCCGCTATCTGTCGCCGCAGAACCTCGCCATCCTGATGCGCGCCGTGCCGGTGCTGGGATGCCTCGCGCTCGGAGTCGGCGTCCTGATGATCGCGGGCGAGTTCGATCTTTCAGTCGGCTCGGTCTATGCCCTGACCGCCATCGTCATGGCCGTGCAGGTCGAAGCGGGGATGAGCGCCTTTCTCGCCGCGCCGCTGGCCATCCTGATCGGCGTCGCCATCGGGGTGCTCAATGGACTGATCACGCTGCGGTTTCACCTGCCCTCCTTCATCGTCACGCTGGGCGGCCTGTTGTTCTGGCGCGGGGCGGTGCTGCTCTATAATGGTGCGGTGCAGGTGCGGTTCGACCCCGAGCCGCTCTTTTCCGATATCTTCGCGGGCACTTTGTTCGGCTTCAACGCCGCTTTCCTGTGGTTCGTCGCGCTCAGCATCGGGTTTTACGCGCTGCTGCACCATCACCGCTTCGGCAACCACGTCTTCGCCACCGGCGGCAACCGCGCAGCGGCCACCGCCATCGGCATCAATACGGGGCGGGTCAAGATCATCGCCTTCGCCATTGCCGGCGGCATGGCGGCGGCGGCGGGCATTCTCGCCACCTCCCGCGTCGGTTCGGTCCAGCCGGGCCAGGGCACGGGGCTCGAACTCCAGGCCATCGCCGCCTGCGTCATCGGCGGCCTGTCGCTGCGCGGCGGGCGTGGCTCGATCATCGGGGTGTTCCTGGGCGTATTGCTGATCCATACCATCACCAACGTGCTGCTGCTGCTGCGCGCGCCGGGCTTCTATCTCGAAATGTTCATCGCCGTCCTCATCGTGGGCGCGGCCATCCTCAACCAGCTCATCGAACGGCGGGGGACGGCATGA
- a CDS encoding substrate-binding domain-containing protein translates to MSFKGLSYAAAAGLMGASLLCSTAMAQSVGPDEQVTATMIIYLDPSVQFFNPVVQGARDAAEAFNVSLDVQYANNDPVRQTDLIESATAAGVDGIAVAISSSDAFDDSICAAVEQGIIVIGFNNDDLEGADGNCRQAYVGMNEEASGYELGLRMIDAFGLQEGDVVFNPREIPEATFAVARGGGIERAMGEHGIIVESVRAGLDPAEAQNIMTQFLIANPDVKAVFGTGSVTSTVGAGAIRDAGVDVPFAGFDLAVEIANAVESGEMFATMDQQPYLQGYHPIAQIAMAARYGLTPTDVDTGQGAFLDASRITAIKDLIGSYR, encoded by the coding sequence ATGTCATTCAAGGGACTATCCTATGCCGCCGCCGCCGGGCTCATGGGCGCTTCGCTCCTGTGCTCGACCGCCATGGCCCAGAGCGTGGGGCCGGACGAGCAGGTCACCGCGACCATGATCATCTATCTCGATCCCAGCGTTCAGTTTTTCAATCCGGTCGTACAGGGCGCGCGGGACGCGGCCGAGGCGTTCAATGTCAGCCTCGACGTGCAATATGCCAATAACGATCCGGTCCGGCAGACCGACCTGATCGAAAGCGCCACCGCCGCCGGGGTCGACGGCATCGCCGTCGCCATCTCGTCCTCGGACGCGTTCGACGATTCCATCTGCGCGGCGGTCGAACAGGGCATCATCGTCATCGGCTTCAACAATGACGACCTCGAAGGCGCGGACGGCAATTGCCGCCAGGCCTATGTCGGCATGAACGAGGAAGCGTCGGGATACGAGCTCGGGCTGCGCATGATCGATGCGTTCGGCTTGCAGGAAGGCGACGTGGTGTTCAACCCGCGCGAAATCCCCGAAGCCACCTTCGCGGTCGCCCGTGGCGGCGGCATCGAGCGGGCCATGGGCGAACACGGCATCATCGTGGAATCCGTTCGCGCCGGCCTCGATCCTGCCGAAGCCCAGAACATCATGACCCAGTTCCTGATCGCTAATCCGGACGTCAAGGCCGTGTTCGGCACCGGCTCGGTCACCTCGACCGTGGGGGCGGGCGCCATCCGCGATGCGGGGGTCGACGTGCCCTTTGCGGGCTTCGATCTCGCCGTCGAAATCGCCAATGCGGTGGAATCGGGCGAGATGTTCGCCACCATGGACCAACAGCCCTATCTTCAGGGCTATCACCCGATCGCCCAGATCGCCATGGCGGCCCGCTACGGGCTGACCCCGACCGATGTGGATACGGGCCAGGGCGCCTTCCTCGATGCCAGCCGGATCACGGCCATCAAGGACCTGATCGGCTCCTATCGCTAG
- a CDS encoding aldehyde dehydrogenase family protein: MSQQSSYIRPDLADARLAAPRRYRMVVGGKSVDAQSGKLIERESPGHNGKIVGIWPEASADDVKLAIGAAREAFDNGPWPLMSGAERSTIMLRVADRIVARADELALAECLEVGKPITQAKGEILYCADLWTYAAGQARALEGQSHNAIGDDRLGLVLREPIGVVGIITPWNFPFIIASERVPWAIGVGCTVVLKPSELTSGTSIMMAELALEAGLPEGVFNVVTGYGDPAGQTLAEDPRTDMIAFTGSVRVGSHLAEIAARQVKRVGLELGGKGPQIVFADADLDAAADGIAYGVYHNAGQCCISGSRLLVHEDIRDDLLARVLDISRRVPFGDPLNERTKIGAMISRQHLQKVDGYVRAGQSEGAEVLIGGAAESGDGLFFQPTVFAGVRPEMSIAREEIFGPVLSTIGFRTADEAVALANDSEYGLSASVWSTNLENAMQTIRRVRAGRCWINSVIDGTAELPIGGYKKSGVGRELGRYGFDEYSQFKGIHVTFGKPPVWFGG; encoded by the coding sequence ATGAGCCAACAATCGAGCTACATCCGCCCCGACCTGGCCGATGCCCGCCTCGCCGCCCCCCGGCGCTACCGGATGGTGGTCGGCGGCAAATCGGTCGACGCGCAATCTGGCAAGCTCATCGAGCGCGAAAGCCCCGGCCATAACGGCAAGATCGTCGGCATCTGGCCCGAGGCTTCCGCCGATGATGTCAAACTCGCCATCGGGGCGGCGCGCGAGGCATTCGATAACGGTCCCTGGCCGCTTATGTCGGGGGCCGAGCGCTCGACGATCATGCTCAGGGTGGCCGATCGGATTGTCGCCCGCGCGGATGAGTTGGCGCTGGCCGAATGCCTCGAAGTCGGCAAGCCCATCACGCAGGCCAAGGGCGAAATCCTCTATTGCGCCGATCTCTGGACCTATGCCGCCGGCCAGGCGCGGGCGCTCGAAGGCCAGAGCCACAACGCTATCGGCGATGATCGCCTCGGCCTGGTCCTGCGCGAGCCCATCGGCGTCGTGGGCATCATCACCCCGTGGAACTTCCCCTTCATCATCGCGTCCGAGCGCGTGCCCTGGGCCATCGGGGTGGGCTGCACCGTGGTGCTCAAGCCGTCCGAACTCACCTCGGGAACCTCGATCATGATGGCCGAGCTGGCGCTGGAGGCGGGCCTGCCCGAAGGGGTGTTCAACGTGGTCACCGGCTATGGCGACCCTGCCGGCCAGACGCTGGCCGAGGACCCGCGCACCGACATGATCGCCTTTACCGGCTCGGTCCGGGTCGGCAGCCATTTGGCCGAAATCGCCGCCAGGCAGGTCAAGCGCGTCGGGCTGGAGCTGGGCGGCAAGGGCCCCCAGATCGTCTTCGCCGACGCCGATCTCGACGCCGCCGCGGATGGCATTGCCTATGGCGTCTATCACAATGCCGGCCAATGCTGCATTTCGGGCAGCCGGCTGCTGGTGCACGAGGATATCCGCGACGATCTTCTGGCCCGCGTCCTCGATATTTCGCGCCGCGTGCCGTTCGGCGACCCGCTCAACGAGCGCACCAAGATCGGCGCCATGATCTCGCGCCAGCATCTGCAAAAGGTCGATGGATATGTCAGGGCCGGCCAGAGCGAGGGGGCCGAAGTGCTGATCGGCGGCGCGGCCGAAAGCGGGGACGGGCTGTTCTTCCAGCCGACGGTTTTTGCCGGCGTTCGGCCCGAGATGAGCATAGCGCGCGAGGAGATTTTCGGCCCGGTGCTTTCGACCATCGGCTTTCGCACGGCGGATGAGGCGGTGGCGCTGGCCAATGACAGCGAATACGGGCTCTCGGCCAGCGTATGGTCGACCAATCTCGAAAACGCCATGCAGACCATCCGCCGGGTGCGGGCGGGGCGGTGCTGGATCAATTCGGTGATCGACGGCACCGCCGAGCTGCCCATCGGCGGCTACAAGAAAAGCGGCGTCGGGCGCGAGCTCGGCCGCTACGGGTTCGACGAATATTCCCAGTTCAAGGGCATCCACGTCACCTTCGGAAAGCCGCCGGTCTGGTTCGGCGGCTGA
- a CDS encoding GntR family transcriptional regulator, which produces MNIESLRLEKLGDVGASSAFQVERDLREAIIRLELLPGTRLSEQEIADRLGVSRQPVREALIALAKSKLVEVRSKRGTYVVKISAREMMEARFVREAIETAVVRRACLTFDPWVRASIDAILKRQAAASEAQDYNRFRREDEQFHMALASGAGCAMAWSVIADVKAHIDRVCNLQLRKPDSMGALIAEHHTIIAAIDARDADRAEHAMKAHLEGIIEDLPQIESENLDLFE; this is translated from the coding sequence ATGAACATCGAATCATTGAGACTGGAAAAACTGGGAGACGTCGGCGCCAGCTCGGCGTTTCAGGTGGAGCGGGATTTGCGCGAGGCCATCATTCGTCTCGAATTGCTGCCCGGCACACGCCTGTCCGAGCAGGAGATCGCCGACCGGCTCGGGGTGTCGCGCCAGCCGGTGCGCGAGGCGCTGATCGCGCTGGCCAAGTCCAAGCTTGTCGAAGTGCGATCCAAGCGCGGCACTTACGTGGTCAAGATTTCGGCGCGGGAAATGATGGAAGCGCGCTTCGTGCGCGAGGCGATCGAGACCGCGGTGGTGCGGCGGGCGTGCCTCACCTTTGATCCCTGGGTGCGGGCCTCCATCGACGCGATCCTCAAGCGTCAGGCCGCGGCGAGCGAGGCTCAGGATTACAACCGCTTCCGGCGCGAGGACGAGCAGTTCCACATGGCGCTGGCCAGCGGGGCGGGTTGCGCCATGGCCTGGAGCGTCATCGCCGACGTCAAGGCCCATATCGACCGGGTCTGCAACCTCCAGTTGCGCAAGCCCGATTCCATGGGCGCACTGATCGCCGAGCACCACACCATCATCGCCGCCATCGACGCACGCGACGCCGATCGCGCCGAGCACGCCATGAAAGCTCATCTCGAAGGCATCATCGAGGACCTCCCACAGATTGAATCGGAAAACCTGGATTTGTTCGAGTGA
- a CDS encoding relaxase/mobilization nuclease domain-containing protein: MILKASQRGGGQDLAAHLMKMDDNEHLSVHELRGFASDNLRDAFREVEAISKGTKCRQYLFSLSLSPPADARVSVDDFEKAIGRIEKHLALEDQPRAIVFHEKEGRRHAHAVWSRIDADTMTAKQMSFFKQKLMGVSRELYLEHGWKLPRGLERASERNPTNFTLAEWQQAKRQGIDPRWLKSTLQDCWQRSDNSSSFERSISERGFFLARGDKRSFVILDHQGEVWSLPRMLDLKTNEVRQRLGEGDHLKSVDETKEIIGQRMTPALRRHIEESKKSFAKRSAELNAAKSAMTQAHRTERAALSTRQAVQWETETRERAARLPMGLRGLWHRITGQYRDVRRANEHEAEQSRQRQTHERQSLIDAQREQRAALQMDFKELRSAQAKQLLELRGDIGRFFKFTRNHQTQDQSRRRSIGLRLERS, encoded by the coding sequence ATGATCCTCAAAGCCTCACAACGCGGCGGCGGTCAGGATTTGGCGGCGCACCTGATGAAGATGGATGACAATGAGCATTTGTCTGTTCATGAGCTGCGCGGCTTTGCCTCTGACAATCTGCGTGACGCTTTTCGCGAAGTTGAAGCGATCAGCAAGGGCACGAAGTGCCGCCAGTATCTTTTCTCGCTTTCGCTCAGCCCGCCTGCCGACGCGCGGGTGTCGGTGGATGATTTTGAAAAAGCCATAGGCCGCATCGAAAAACATCTCGCCCTCGAAGACCAACCGCGCGCGATTGTCTTTCATGAAAAAGAAGGCCGCCGCCATGCTCATGCTGTCTGGTCGCGCATTGATGCGGACACGATGACCGCTAAGCAAATGAGCTTTTTCAAACAAAAGCTCATGGGCGTTTCGCGCGAACTCTACCTTGAGCACGGCTGGAAATTGCCGCGCGGTTTGGAGCGCGCAAGCGAGCGTAATCCAACCAACTTCACACTGGCGGAATGGCAGCAGGCAAAACGCCAGGGCATTGATCCACGCTGGCTCAAATCCACGCTGCAAGATTGCTGGCAGCGCTCTGACAACTCATCATCTTTCGAGCGGTCCATCTCAGAACGCGGCTTCTTTCTCGCACGAGGCGATAAGCGCAGCTTTGTCATCCTCGATCATCAGGGTGAAGTCTGGTCCCTCCCGCGCATGCTGGACCTCAAAACCAATGAGGTACGCCAGCGCCTTGGCGAGGGTGATCACCTGAAATCCGTCGATGAAACCAAGGAAATAATTGGGCAGCGTATGACGCCTGCCCTCCGGCGGCATATCGAAGAATCCAAGAAGTCCTTCGCGAAGCGGTCCGCCGAATTGAACGCGGCAAAATCCGCGATGACGCAAGCGCACCGAACAGAACGGGCAGCGCTCAGCACCCGGCAGGCCGTGCAATGGGAAACAGAAACCCGAGAGCGTGCGGCGCGCCTGCCAATGGGCCTGCGCGGCCTGTGGCACCGTATCACCGGCCAGTATCGCGACGTTCGCCGTGCCAATGAGCACGAAGCGGAGCAATCGCGCCAGCGACAAACGCACGAGCGGCAAAGCCTGATCGACGCGCAGCGTGAACAGCGCGCCGCGCTTCAAATGGACTTCAAAGAGCTGCGGAGCGCTCAGGCCAAGCAGCTCCTGGAGCTGCGCGGCGACATCGGGCGCTTCTTCAAATTCACTCGTAACCATCAAACGCAGGACCAATCGCGTCGGCGATCCATCGGCCTGCGTCTCGAACGTTCATAG
- a CDS encoding TraM recognition domain-containing protein: MKHPSEYKNLRKGIELGFFRGQPVVYGGTEPVAIDAQAGKGKLTRFLAPNLVSPRTAHLTKIITDPKDAELAWVSWKTLERQGYIVRFINPGNLYGYTSDSYNINSRVIEIAARPELYGILNEAAYDAASYLVPIDPNPAHRWIGQGTRSAFALYNKITARFPSERWPCTPGGLWDFFGRSADEIADDLLIWASDNRMQDDSGMCQQIAGLTASNDQWNAYSSLVIERLQAFQPGAAARRVTEHNSFDPAEMKTTPTALFIIGSATSDSSRTFVGAMTAAIIQRFVSAHGPLRALVVGEEWGQLYVSNFHEILTLYREGGINFLGVFQNAAAQIESRYGRETSRLWKKAVAHTLYRGLPDDQTLKDIEHRSGKTSIMVRGFNVNNNQVNGSGDNLVEQSRPLLQVEDIRRATGGDKGLLDSRDHGFFTPDLPNYWDRSELSGMLRDARCKAKFSIRYRKF; encoded by the coding sequence ATGAAGCATCCCAGTGAATACAAAAACCTCAGAAAAGGCATTGAGCTGGGCTTCTTTCGGGGTCAGCCAGTCGTCTATGGCGGCACAGAGCCCGTGGCCATAGATGCGCAGGCAGGCAAGGGAAAGCTCACCAGATTTCTTGCACCGAACCTTGTATCGCCGCGCACGGCGCATCTGACCAAGATCATCACAGATCCCAAGGATGCAGAGCTTGCCTGGGTGTCGTGGAAAACGCTTGAGCGGCAGGGCTACATTGTTCGCTTCATCAATCCCGGTAATCTCTACGGCTACACATCAGACAGCTACAACATCAATTCGCGTGTTATCGAGATTGCGGCCCGTCCTGAGCTTTATGGCATTCTGAATGAAGCCGCGTATGACGCGGCAAGCTATCTGGTGCCTATTGATCCAAACCCAGCTCATCGCTGGATCGGGCAAGGCACACGCTCTGCCTTTGCGCTCTATAATAAGATCACGGCGCGTTTCCCATCGGAACGCTGGCCTTGCACCCCCGGCGGATTGTGGGATTTCTTTGGGCGCTCAGCGGATGAAATCGCTGACGATCTTCTAATATGGGCCAGTGATAACCGGATGCAGGACGATTCCGGCATGTGTCAGCAAATTGCTGGTTTGACCGCTTCGAACGATCAGTGGAACGCCTATTCTTCGCTGGTCATCGAACGGCTGCAAGCATTCCAGCCTGGCGCGGCAGCGCGCAGAGTGACCGAGCACAATTCATTCGATCCGGCTGAGATGAAAACTACGCCTACGGCATTGTTCATTATTGGATCGGCCACGTCAGATAGTAGTCGCACCTTCGTCGGGGCAATGACGGCGGCAATCATCCAGCGCTTCGTCTCAGCGCACGGCCCCCTCCGCGCCCTCGTTGTGGGCGAGGAATGGGGTCAGCTTTACGTCTCGAACTTCCATGAAATCCTCACCCTCTACCGTGAGGGCGGGATCAATTTCCTCGGTGTATTCCAAAATGCCGCTGCGCAGATCGAATCCCGCTATGGCCGCGAAACGTCCCGTCTCTGGAAGAAGGCCGTCGCGCACACGCTCTATCGCGGCCTGCCCGACGATCAAACGCTGAAAGACATTGAACATCGTTCAGGCAAAACTTCCATCATGGTGCGCGGCTTCAACGTCAACAACAACCAGGTCAACGGGTCAGGCGATAATCTTGTTGAGCAATCACGCCCACTCTTGCAGGTGGAAGATATTCGACGCGCCACAGGCGGCGACAAAGGCCTGCTCGATTCTCGCGATCACGGCTTCTTCACCCCCGATTTACCAAACTACTGGGACAGATCCGAGCTTTCTGGCATGTTGCGCGATGCTCGTTGCAAGGCTAAATTCAGTATTCGCTATCGCAAGTTCTAA